Below is a window of Halarcobacter anaerophilus DNA.
TATTACTTTATAATCACCGTCCACAAACTCCAATTTAACAGCCGCAGCTTCTATCACATCTTGTGGATTCATCGTATTTGTTTCAAAATCTATAATAATCATAGCGGGATTATATCAATAATAGCGTTAACTCTTTATAACCTACTCTTCGCAACTTGGATTTTTTACATAAAAAGCACATTGCAAATTTTCATTTGTGTAGTCGTAATCAATTCTTATATCACAAGATAAATCCTCAAACAAAGCCCTGTTTTCTTGGCAGACAAGGACAACAGTTACACTGTTTTCATATTTTATTTGAATATCATAGTCTTTAAAATTTTCCATTAAGATTGGATAGTTTTTATTTAAAAAGACCTTTACTTCAGCTTGAGGTATTCCTCTTCTTTCTATTGCACTGTTTGCTCTTTTTGTTAAGTTTTTAAGGTCAGGTTTTAACTCAACTAACTCTTCGCTTCTTAAAGAACATCCTGTAAAACTGCCGATAATAAATACTAAAAACAAAGTTGAATATACTATTTTTCTCATTTTAAATCCTTATGCCCAATACTCTAATTTGTCGTTTTCATCTCTCCCCGTATCCAAATTCCAATTTGCAAAATATTCCAAATCCTCATTATCGTTAAATACTGCTTCATCTAACACTTTCCAAGTAGCTTGCACCTGTTTGACGGCTTTATGAAAAATATCATCATAATGCATAGTTTTACCTTCGGGAACTTGTAGGTTTTCTATAAACTCTTTTTTATTTACCTCTTCAAACTTTGGATAAATCGCTCCGTTATCCAATCCTATTATATGTCTTGACAAAGAGGGTAAGTTTTGAGTCTCTTCTATTGCAGAAACCAAAGTGTGAAATCTGCTATGCCAAGTGTCCAATTCCGGAAAATTTGACTCAAATTCCTGATTATCCAGCTCTTCTAACATCTTCTGCCATATTGATGATACTGTTTTATTTAATCTACTGGTATCTCCCTCATCACTGCACTCTTTTGCAAAAGATTCTAAATGCTCTGTTTCAGATATCTCTCCGTAACCCGTCTCTTTGTAGTAGATATAAACATCTTGATGCATCTCACAATTTCGGTGTGCCGTCTCATTTCCTTCGTATGGTCCGACTTTTAGTTCCACAACAGGATGAATAACCACATCAGTTACAATATGGGCACTAATACCGCAAAGCCAAGCAAAAGCTTTTCTTCTCTCTTCAATATCTTCAACAGCCTTTACCTCTTGAATACCTTTTAAAATAAAACTTTTTGTTTTCATAGCTAAGTGCATTAAATCTGCCCATTTTTTATGCTTGTTAGTTAATGCCAGATAAGGATAATCGGGACTAACAGAACCAAGCTCGGTAAAAGTCAGCCAATCTTCAAGTGCTAAAATAGCATCATTGCTAAACTTTAACTTCTCAAGTTCACTCTCCGTAGTCGCCCTATCTACGATAGTAATATGTGCATAAGCCCCAGCCATAATAAAACCCTTTTTTGATAATTAGAATTTTATATTATATAATTTATATATTTAGATATTATTAATTTAGAAGTTTGTTTTTTTAATAATTTATTACTGTTCTTTTTCTTCATCATTTGGGGTTACAAATTTATCTTTACTGTTTAAAGTCTTTTTTGTTTCACTATTTAGCTTTCTCTCCACTTTTTTTATATCTTCTTGAGAAGTAATATTTTCCGGAACTATCCCTCTTGAAAGTAAAGTATTTCTTACAGCTTTATTATTAGTAATATGTTCATTTGAAATTTCATTTTCTGTATTCATAATTTTATCTTTTGCATTATATATTGTAATCTCTGTAGCAAAGTCTTTTGCTTTTAAAAGTATTGTAGGCATAAAATCTGCTAAAGGTTTAGACTTTTCAATATTCCATTTATCTTTCATCTCTTGTGTTGTATGATTAAAAAGTGCTTTATCTCCTTTACTTCTAATAAATGCAAAGTTTTCATTTTTGCCAGTTTGTTCATATATCACTTGTGAAAGCTCTTTTTCTGTTTGCGATAACTTTTGTCTAGCTTGAACTCTTTCTTGCTCTAAAATTCTCTGTTCTATTAACTCTGCTTTTCTAGTTTGAACAGCAAAATATGTTTGTGCAAAAGCTATTTGCTCTTTTTTACTATCCCCATTTTGGGCAATAAGATAACAAGCATATCTAGTAAGCATAATATCATCTATTTCTTTTGTCGCACTAGAACCAATTTGAACCATTTTCCCGACGTCGGCAAAATGGTCTGAAACCTCTTGATTAGATACTTCACAAGCAGTTTTTGCTTTGAAAATAACATTTTTAAAATTATCCCATTTGGTATAACCTAGAAGTTGTTGTAAATCTCTTGCAAACCAAAAAGAGACATCATCTTCAGTTTTATTTGCAAATGATTCAAAGTTATTTGTAAGTGAATTTATAAGCTCTGTTTCCATAAAGTGCTCCAATTTATTTTTTGAATGATAACATTAAAAAATATTTTTATTTAAAAGTATTACACTTTGCAATATCAAATTTTATATATTTAAAAAATAGCGTTATCATTATCTCCTGCCCCTAATTTGCAGAGTATGGTACTTCTTTCCCATCAGGGAAAAGTTTGCAAGCTAAATCCCCTACTATATTTCCAGTTTCAAATATAGCTTGGACTTGCTCATCTGGTGGTGTTAATACACTTGGCTTGTATTTTTTAAGCCAAAGTGCTTTGGGACATTGGATACCTTTTGTGTAGAGGGATTTAGATAGGTTCATTATTCAAGTGTTCCATAATCTGAAAACTTAAAAGATTGTACATTCTCTTCACCAAATTTATTCAACATAAATTTATAGATTCTTTCATCATGTGTTGATATAAAAAACTGTTTATTTGTTTGATTTTGAATAGAACGAATAATATCCACTAAAGAGTGAATATTAATATCATCCATATTTTGAATAGGATCATCAAGAAAAATTGAATCTAAATTACTCCATTGTTGTTTTATTGCAAAAGTTAAAAATATACTTAATGCTAATACATTATTTTGAGCTGAACTAAAAATATAAGATGGACTATGTTTTTTACCACTTTCTCCTTGAACTTCAAACACAAGCCTATTGACACCGTCCTTTGTCTCTTTTATAGTTAAATCATTCATATAAATATTTGGATTAAGATAATGGTAAAATTTACTAATAGTATCTTTATAGTTTGCTAATAGGATTTGTGTTTCATTATCTATAGCTAGTTTAATAGAATCTTTCAAATTTGAATAATCATTATCTATTTGTAATAATTTTCTTTTTTTAGTATTTAAAAGTTCTAGTTGTAATATTAATTTATCTATTTGTTTTTTTTGCTCATTATTGTCTATTTCAAGTATAAGTTTATCAATCAATTCTTTGACTTTTTCAAATTCATCTAATTTCAAAATTACTTTTTTATACTCATCTTTTGTATCTCTATAAAAAATATTTATGTCCTCAAGAGATATCACTTTATACTTTTCTTTTAACGTATTATAGTCTTCTGTGTCTCTCTTTAGAGTTGAAAAATCATCATAAATACTTTTAATATTATTTTTATAATAATCTATACTCATACCCTCGTTAAAAAACTTTGAAGAAGTTATATCTTGTAAATAGTTTACTTTAAAGTTTTGATACTCTTGAATCTTGATATTCAATAATTGTAAATTTTCATTAACAATTTTATTAGATTCTATTAATTTATCATATTCTTTGCTTTGAAATAAAAGAGTTTTATATTGTTCTCGATATTTATTTTTAATATTTTCACATATTTCTAATAAAGTTTTTTCTTCATCATTTAGCCATACAGAGTTTGTTTCAATCAAGTTCTTTGTTGTTTTTATTGATTTATTGATTTCATTAAATTCTTCACTTTGATTTTTTTCAAGTTTAAAAGTTAATTTATCTATTGTATTATTTATGTCAAACTCATTTTCACATACAGGGCAATTTTTTAATTCTTTATTCTCTTTATCTTCTAAGAACTTCTTAGCCATATAATATAATTCTTTTTTTATAGATGAAATTCGTTGTAAATCCTCTTCTAACCTGTTTAAAGTATTTTTTTGTTCCCTTTGAATTTTTAATGAGTTAAAATATTGATTTACTCTTTCTAAATATTGATTTCCATAATCAGCCAGCGTTCTTATTTGATCTTCTGATTTTTCAAATTTATTAAAAAAAGAATGAGATTTAGCCATGGAATCAAGTTTTTCTAATTCTAAATTTACCTTCTTTATATCTTCTTGCTTGGTTATAAAAATATCAAAATTCTTAATATTATTTTCTATATTATCAACATACACTTTTTTGTCAAATTTATATATGAACTCTTTATATTCACGATATTGTTTTTCAACTAAATCTTTCTTTTGTAGCATAGGTTCTTTTATTGTAAAGTTTTGTTTTAATTTTTCTAAATCATTAAGCGTTTTTTCTAAAAAAAGTTTCTTTTGATTTTTATTTTTATACAGTTCTAAAAAACTACTTTTTACTTCTGATAAATTATTAATTTTAACTGTTTTATCAAAATTCTTTAGTTCTAAAAGTGATTGATTAAAATCTATATCTGAAGATACTAATTTTGCACTTTTAACTTTTATATCATTATCAATGACTGTAATGTTTTCTTGAATATCCTTTAATTCATCTTTTAAATATTGTTGTGAAGATTTAATATGTTCATCATATTCTTTAAAAGAGGATAATCCAAATAAATCAACAATCGTTCTATATCTATCTCCATCTTTTGTATGTCTAATAAAATCACTAATTAGTTCCTGAGACAATAAAATTGAATAGTTAAAACTTTTATCAAATTGTATATCTTTTTTAAACTTGTTCTTAACTAATATAGAATCAATCTTGTTTTCAACTTGTCCATTAATATTTAAGATACCTTCATCATAATCATTACTATCATGATCTTTAATAAATCTTTTTATCTTAGAACCGTCATCAAAAACTATTTTTATACCATCATTAATATTACTAGATGCAAAAGTATTTCTTAAGACTGAATACTCTTTTCTTTCTCTTCCTTCTGTTTTTTCGTAACGCTCAATCTTACCTGTTAATCCCCATTCAATACCATCAAAAAAAGATGTCTTACCAAAACCATTTCGTGCATAAAGTAATACAATTTTTTTATTGGTATCAATTTTAAAAGTTTCATTTTGGTATGCCCTAAAATTAGCAAATTGTATTTCTTTAATTTTCATCATTATACTCCTCAAGAAGCTTATCAATGTGATTCTTTATTTTCTCTGATTCTATTATGTTTTGTATATTTTCAGTTAGGGTAAAAGATTCAAGTACTTTAGATTTTTCACTATATTTAAATATCTTTTGCTTGACTGATTGATCATTTGAAATAGCAAGGATATCACCACTAAAATCAAATTTAGAGAATAATGGTACTTGTTTCTCTAAGTCTTTTTTTATACCATCGTTATTTTCTAAATCTTTAGTATAGACAATATATTTTTTACAACAAAACTTATTTGACTCAATATCATTAATCAATTTTTTATCAACTTTTTTATTTACTAAAAATATTATATACATATTCCACATAAGATTTTGTTCTAAATTATATGCTGATAAATTAGCTTGAATTTTACCTGCAACAAAATCTTGAACATCCTGCCACTGTTTTTTGAGATTATCAATATTCTCAAATTTTTTTATGATAATTAAATTTTTATTTTCATTAAATATTTTTAATTCTTCATAATTATCATCAATATTTATTAAAGTATCATTATTCAACATATTGCTTCCTATATAATTTTTTTTGCATTTTCATATTCTGAGATATTTGATATACATTCACCACATTTAAATTCAATTTTTTGTTCACTTTTCAGCTCCATAAAATCAAAATGGTGTCGTAGTGTGTTAGTAGAGTCACTATTTGTAAAATCTGTAACAATTCGATCAACTTGTTGAACTACATTACCTAATAGTCCATCTATACATTTATCACAGTTTATGCCTCCATTATTTTTTAAAGAGGTAAGGTAACAAATCCCATTATCAATTTGACAATTAGATTGTATTGAGATATATTCTGCTATTTTGCCTATGTGATATTCCAATGGTTTTATCACTCTTGGAGAATTAAAAAGCCATGCTTTATAATCCTTTATTCTAAGTTCCATATTCTTATTTGTTGGAAAAGCGAACGATTCTGAACTATAATATTTTGAAAGTATATTAAAAGATATAAACTTTACTAAAGATTGGTTCTTATCGTGTATGTTTTTTACGTGTGTCGCTGTTTCACAATCAATTTGTTTTAGAATATCAAGTAATAAATCTAAATTACACATGAAATATTCTTTAGTTACAACTAGACTTTTATTAAGCTTTGTTTTTATTGAAACATTAGAAATCTCTTTTATCTCAAATTCAATAGAAGTAATTGCATCTTCAAAACTATTTATCAATGATTCTTCGACTTTAAAAAGTTTAAAAATTGATTCTAGATCCTCATTACTTTGTAAATTTTCTATATTAACTAACAAATCACTAAAATCTTTGAGTTTAGAAGGTATATTTTTTACTCCAAGTTCTTTTTCTAATTCATCAATTTTACTTGGTTTATATTTATCTAATAAATAATAAATCTCTATATCAAAGGTTGTATACTTATAAAAATCTGATTTTTGAAATAGATATTTAAATGAAGTTTGATATTTATCTAAAAGAAATTTATTATCTGTACCTTTTTCTTCATAAAAATGACTAATTGTTTTAAAAAATTTTCGGTATGGAAGCTTTTTAAATTTTTTTATCGTATCAACAAATTTCTCTTTAGTTCTGTTGCTTGTGATTTGAATACATTTATTTTTATTTAAAGAAACTAAATCTATTGCAACAAAATTTTTTTCCTCTGAAAAGTTCGTATTTTCAAAATGTGAATCTTTGTATAGGATATTTAATATATCTCTAAAAAAATTTTCACCATATAACTTTAAATTATGATGATTAAGAGATGTTTCCAATTTAATTTTAGCTTGAAAAATTGCTATTTTTTCTTTTATTTGTTCAATATAGTCTTCTCTTGATAACACAATGATTTCTTCCCCTTATTTATTATCTAATATTATATTACTCGTCCCATCACCCTTAGGCTCTACCTTTATCGGCAATGGGATTCTTGTCTTTAGTGCTTCCGCATAAGAAATCACACCTACAACTCCACAACTCTTTCAAACATCTCTTTTATCTCCATCTCATGACTTATCAAAAATATCTGTCGATACTGTTCTTTTATGGTATGAAAGGCTTCTAGTATCTCCATACGTCTTGCTTCATCTTGGCTTCCAAATACTTCATCAAAAGCTAAAAATCCTATTTGAGAGCTTCCGCTTAGTTCATTTAGGGTTTTTGATATAGCTATACGCAAAACTAAGTTTGCCAAGTCTATTTCACCGCCACTAAATCTTTCTATCGGGTACTTTTTGCCCTCATCATAGATAAAAAAGTCAAAGTCGTTTGATACTTCTATGTGTTGGTATTTACCTTTGGTTATTTGGGCATACATACTTGAAGCTATGTCGGATATTCTTGGGGCTACTTTTGAGTTGAGTTTTGTTTTAAACTCGCTTAGGCTTATTTTGATTTTGTCGTAGTCTATTAGGTCGTCTTTTTTTGTCTGTACTTTTGCCAGCTGTTTATCGTCATTGTCCAAGCTTGCCTGTACGGTTTTTATCTCACCCTCTAGGGTTGCTATATCAACATTTAGTTTATTTAGTTGGGCTGTTTTTTCATCTTTTTTTATTATATGTTCGTCAAACTCTTTTTGTTTATTTTGGTGATTTTTCTCATTATAATCTATTTGTTTATAGTCTATCTCTTTTTTATCATAGTTTTCATTTAGCGAAACTACCTGTTTTACGGTGTTTTCTAGCTCTTGTTTC
It encodes the following:
- a CDS encoding zinc dependent phospholipase C family protein — translated: MAGAYAHITIVDRATTESELEKLKFSNDAILALEDWLTFTELGSVSPDYPYLALTNKHKKWADLMHLAMKTKSFILKGIQEVKAVEDIEERRKAFAWLCGISAHIVTDVVIHPVVELKVGPYEGNETAHRNCEMHQDVYIYYKETGYGEISETEHLESFAKECSDEGDTSRLNKTVSSIWQKMLEELDNQEFESNFPELDTWHSRFHTLVSAIEETQNLPSLSRHIIGLDNGAIYPKFEEVNKKEFIENLQVPEGKTMHYDDIFHKAVKQVQATWKVLDEAVFNDNEDLEYFANWNLDTGRDENDKLEYWA
- the dinD gene encoding DNA damage-inducible protein D, which codes for METELINSLTNNFESFANKTEDDVSFWFARDLQQLLGYTKWDNFKNVIFKAKTACEVSNQEVSDHFADVGKMVQIGSSATKEIDDIMLTRYACYLIAQNGDSKKEQIAFAQTYFAVQTRKAELIEQRILEQERVQARQKLSQTEKELSQVIYEQTGKNENFAFIRSKGDKALFNHTTQEMKDKWNIEKSKPLADFMPTILLKAKDFATEITIYNAKDKIMNTENEISNEHITNNKAVRNTLLSRGIVPENITSQEDIKKVERKLNSETKKTLNSKDKFVTPNDEEKEQ
- a CDS encoding AAA family ATPase, whose amino-acid sequence is MMKIKEIQFANFRAYQNETFKIDTNKKIVLLYARNGFGKTSFFDGIEWGLTGKIERYEKTEGRERKEYSVLRNTFASSNINDGIKIVFDDGSKIKRFIKDHDSNDYDEGILNINGQVENKIDSILVKNKFKKDIQFDKSFNYSILLSQELISDFIRHTKDGDRYRTIVDLFGLSSFKEYDEHIKSSQQYLKDELKDIQENITVIDNDIKVKSAKLVSSDIDFNQSLLELKNFDKTVKINNLSEVKSSFLELYKNKNQKKLFLEKTLNDLEKLKQNFTIKEPMLQKKDLVEKQYREYKEFIYKFDKKVYVDNIENNIKNFDIFITKQEDIKKVNLELEKLDSMAKSHSFFNKFEKSEDQIRTLADYGNQYLERVNQYFNSLKIQREQKNTLNRLEEDLQRISSIKKELYYMAKKFLEDKENKELKNCPVCENEFDINNTIDKLTFKLEKNQSEEFNEINKSIKTTKNLIETNSVWLNDEEKTLLEICENIKNKYREQYKTLLFQSKEYDKLIESNKIVNENLQLLNIKIQEYQNFKVNYLQDITSSKFFNEGMSIDYYKNNIKSIYDDFSTLKRDTEDYNTLKEKYKVISLEDINIFYRDTKDEYKKVILKLDEFEKVKELIDKLILEIDNNEQKKQIDKLILQLELLNTKKRKLLQIDNDYSNLKDSIKLAIDNETQILLANYKDTISKFYHYLNPNIYMNDLTIKETKDGVNRLVFEVQGESGKKHSPSYIFSSAQNNVLALSIFLTFAIKQQWSNLDSIFLDDPIQNMDDINIHSLVDIIRSIQNQTNKQFFISTHDERIYKFMLNKFGEENVQSFKFSDYGTLE
- a CDS encoding ABC-three component system middle component 1 codes for the protein MLNNDTLINIDDNYEELKIFNENKNLIIIKKFENIDNLKKQWQDVQDFVAGKIQANLSAYNLEQNLMWNMYIIFLVNKKVDKKLINDIESNKFCCKKYIVYTKDLENNDGIKKDLEKQVPLFSKFDFSGDILAISNDQSVKQKIFKYSEKSKVLESFTLTENIQNIIESEKIKNHIDKLLEEYNDEN
- a CDS encoding SMEK domain-containing protein: MLSREDYIEQIKEKIAIFQAKIKLETSLNHHNLKLYGENFFRDILNILYKDSHFENTNFSEEKNFVAIDLVSLNKNKCIQITSNRTKEKFVDTIKKFKKLPYRKFFKTISHFYEEKGTDNKFLLDKYQTSFKYLFQKSDFYKYTTFDIEIYYLLDKYKPSKIDELEKELGVKNIPSKLKDFSDLLVNIENLQSNEDLESIFKLFKVEESLINSFEDAITSIEFEIKEISNVSIKTKLNKSLVVTKEYFMCNLDLLLDILKQIDCETATHVKNIHDKNQSLVKFISFNILSKYYSSESFAFPTNKNMELRIKDYKAWLFNSPRVIKPLEYHIGKIAEYISIQSNCQIDNGICYLTSLKNNGGINCDKCIDGLLGNVVQQVDRIVTDFTNSDSTNTLRHHFDFMELKSEQKIEFKCGECISNISEYENAKKII